In a single window of the Mesoplodon densirostris isolate mMesDen1 chromosome 18, mMesDen1 primary haplotype, whole genome shotgun sequence genome:
- the ZNF287 gene encoding zinc finger protein 287, translated as MFSPSKRTTSSSRAQVLLMWKPDKAQSGPRSAEKETLASRLLRDTETCRQNFRNFPYPDLAGPRKALNQLRELCLKWLRPEIHSKEQILELLVLEQFLSILPGEVRTWVKSQYPKSSEEVVTLVEDLTQILEEEAAPQSSTLPQETPEEDPKGRQAFQAGWLNDFVTKESMTFTDVAVDITREDWELMRPVQKELYKTVTLQNYWNMVSLGLTVYRPTVIPILEEPWMVIKEILEGPSPEWETEAQECTPGENVSKLTKDGTRAIKLEEPYAYDDRLEGQATETFRRIPTNERDLSLKSVLSEEDDCAEDYKYDIYRSSFEKHSNLMIQFDTQSDDKTSVYDEGKATFSHVSYGIVHRKIYPGEKPYKCNVCGKKFRKYPSLIKHQSSHAKEKSYECEECGKEFRHVSSLIAHQRMHTGEKPYECHQCGKAFSQRAHLTIHQRIHTGEKPYKCDDCGKDFSQRAHLTIHQRTHTGEKPYKCLECGKTFSHSSSLINHQRVHTGEKPYICNECGKTFSQSTHLLQHQKIHTGKKPYKCNECWKVFSQSTYLIRHQRIHSGEKCYKCNECGKAFAHSSTLIQHQTTHTGEKSYICNICGKAFSQSANLTQHHRTHTGEKPYKCSVCGKAFSQSVHLTQHQRIHNGEKPFKCNVCGKAYRQGANLTQHQRIHTGEKPYKCNECGKAFIYSSSLNQHQRTHTGERPYKCNECDKDFSQRTCLIQHQRIHTGEKPYACRICGKTFTQSTNLIQHQRVHTGAKHRN; from the exons ATGTTCTCCCCGAGCAAGAGGACGACCAGTTCGTCACGTGCCCAAGTCCTTCTAATGTGGAAGCCGGACAAGGCTCAGAGTGGACCCCGCAGTGCTGAGAAGGAAACCCTCGCCTCAAGACTCTTGCGTGACACTGAGACCTGTCGGCAGAATTTTAGGAATTTTCCATACCCAGACCTGGCTGGTCCTCGAAAGGCATTGAATCAGCTCCGAGAGCTCTGCCTTAAGTGGCTGAGACCCGAGATTCACTCAAAGGAACAAATCCTGGAGCTGCTGGTCCTGGAGCAATTCCTGAGCATCCTGCCTGGGGAGGTTAGGACTTGGGTGAAGTCCCAGTACCCGAAGAGCAGCGAGGAAGTGGTGACTCTGGTGGAGGATTTGACTCAGATTCTAGAGGAAGAAG CTGCTCCTCAGAGCTCCACCCTTCCCCAGGAGACCCCAGAGGAAGACCCCAAAGGAAGACAAGCTTTCCAGGCAGGGTGGCTCAATGACTTCGTGACCAAA GAATCCATGACATTCACAGATGTGGCCGTGGACATCACCCGGGAGGACTGGGAGCTCATGCGTCCTGTGCAGAAGGAACTATACAAGACGGTGACACTGCAGAACTACTGGAACATGGTTTCTCTTG GACTTACAGTGTACAGACCAACCGTGATTCCCATATTGGAAGAACCATGGATGgtgataaaagaaattttagaagGCCCTAGTCCAG aatggGAAACAGAAGCCCAAGAGTGTACTCCGGGAGAAAATGTTTCTAAACTCACAAAGGATGGAACCAGGGCCATCAAGCTGGAAGAACCCTATGCCTATGATGACAGATTGGAGGGGCAAGCAACAGAGACCTTCAGGAGAATTCCCACCAACGAGAGGGATCTCAGTTTGAAGTCAGTCCTTTCAGAAGAAGATGATTGTGCAGAAGACtataaatatgatatatatagAAGTAGTTTTGAAAAGCACTCAAACCTAATGATACAGTTTGATACCCAATCAGATGATAAAACTTCTGTGTACGATGAAGGCAAGGCCACCTTCAGTCACGTCTCTTATGGTATCGTACACAGGAAAATATATCCTGGAGAGAAGCCTTATAAGTGTAATGTGTGTGGGAAGAAGTTCAGAAAGTACCCATCCCTCATCAAACACCAAAGTAGCCACGCCAAAGAGAAGTCTTATGAATGTGAAGAATGTGGGAAAGAGTTTAGACATGTCTCATCCCTCATTGCACATCAGAGGAtgcacactggagagaagccctacGAATGCCACCAGTGCGGGAAAGCCTTCAGCCAACGCGCACACCTCACCATCCACCAGCGGATCCACACGGGAGAGAAACCCTACAAGTGCGACGACTGCGGGAAAGACTTCAGCCAGCGTGCACACCTCACcatccaccagaggacacacACGGGAGAGAAACCGTACAAGTGCTTGGAGTGTGGCAAAACCTTCAGCCACAGTTCATCGCTGATTAATCACCAGAGAGTTCATACCGGAGAAAAACCTTACATATGCAACGAGTGTGGGAAAACGTTCAGCCAGAGCACACACCTCCTTCAGCATCAAAAGATACACACAGGAAAGAAACCATATAAATGCAATGAGTGTTGGAAAGTGTTCAGTCAAAGCACTTACCTTATCCGACATCAGAGGATTCATTCTGGAGAGAAGTGTTATAAATGCAAcgaatgtggaaaagccttcgCTCACTCCTCCACTCTTATTCAGCATCAGACcactcacactggagagaaatcctatatatgcaatatatgtgggaaagccttcagccAGAGTGCAAACCTTACCCAACATCACAGAAcacatactggagagaaaccctataagTGCAGTgtgtgtgggaaagccttcagccAGAGTGTACACCTTACTCAGCACCAGAGGATTCACAATGGAGAAAAACCCTTTAAATGCAATGTATGTGGGAAAGCATATAGACAGGGTGCAAATCTTACTCAGCATCAAAGGATCCATACcggagagaaaccctataaatgcaatgaatgtgggaaagcgTTTATTTATTCGTCATCACTTAATCAGCATCAGAGAACTCATACTGGAGAAAGACCCTATAAGTGTAACGAATGTGACAAAGATTTTAGCCAGAGAACATGCCTTATTCAGCACCAGAgaattcacacaggagagaagcccTATGCATGCCGTATATGTGGTAAAACCTTCACCCAGAGTACAAACCTCATTCAGCATCAGCGTGTTCATACAGGTGCCAAACATCGTAATTAA